From the genome of Miscanthus floridulus cultivar M001 chromosome 10, ASM1932011v1, whole genome shotgun sequence, one region includes:
- the LOC136489307 gene encoding disease resistance protein PIK6-NP-like, giving the protein MAELAAGAVGSLLGVLRAEAQLLRRVGNDVEFIKEEMESMNSFLEHLARTAPPSGSHDEQVQTWMNQVRELAHDCSNCIDHYLLRGDPAIHRARGGLKGHFWWAYWFVQELIAKNIAATRLRELKERAADVGKRRLRYGVEIPGKPATPGGATSSSTLMPSSSSSSQAIAALPAAAEDDDEDEGIQHQAGAMAEHYSYYRRLVLEPPTLDNYFIEKICNWVATLETNSVESMPSIAIVAPGDTKDNIIISEGLEKACSQFHCTVWINLSSVHYASDKLGPNKVLFFILRVCRLQKQHNKWKEKEAGVDKFSVWQAGRAEKREIRQQFQANVEGKIKALENTMDDPKCTPRQTDKPLGVLYLTLLVPREERSEQEIEEVLKWDEQQMIENTAMKLAEYMQTEGGVNLDNTQYKRILQEVFLTSASNRAPAPAPAPAPTTLCDHQTKEIRDQIKEIINLVKQEILAGTQPTKSHGPGEQKPGDGQIASAIQYTKKKIPEMKQKIEQQMMIKGLVGQINEHLDDQDKLLIILQDENRRHGPMWEDIMNALNLLNHENGSAVIVTTTDSQKAKEFCYPPTEPITYSLVGLYHDIVLNLTQHRVNKEGDNSTQILRYILDKCHPHEFCMKMFTGALYTNPNRSNKELVRLSEDLQVQDPAGPGSTLAINAKKIFKFSYRDLSTEHRTCLLYLAIFPQGDNIRRSTLIGRWLTERLIRKEDWSIAVRHAEQCFDALIDRCLVCPGDISAKGEFKSCMVGDLVHGFITKMAKKQHILDPRLSHLLARHFSISSGLRLRASDNIDKFVRELHNYSPQLSLLKLLDLQGCKCFDKKSNNLKAICHNIPFLKYLSLRQTNITHLPREINNLHDLEILDIRQTSVPVKETRHVLLLKLRRLLAGHTDSSASGNSTGITNRKQKSDYSYVSIPYKTEKMENLEVLSNVKALSSHGDELKDINKLWQLRKLGVVIDDNDKHLMILLQTIGDIKECLQSISITIPETRSKDPSTDENLLPQNIYTHLVQPPKVLGSVSINGHTKRVKILSLLGKGSSELAKVTLSGTKLEQRNLKVLDSLPKLRCIRLRHSAYIHPWFIFNKEEFEHLKYLLIDGDNMTDINFAKGAAVALEKIVLSSTNIKSLSGVGHLPMLKELELKGNEFFYSFSGEAPPQESTEPVKATEDRTAPQKNTQLASLPEDGAVPQKKNQLVSPPDDGAVSQKTTESVQPPEDGVTPQINTELGSPSEVEAAPQKSTGQVSQAEDGVAPQKITERNITFKKEEFQHLRYFHFEDTTKINIIFENGAAPELEKIILYMASKESKLTVPGTLPKLREVEVKGDKSIFLSLFNNANKINKVTLFDTLLKKGDDLYKLLSKNPSMSCLVLLDNSCDESELSFDKDDFCNLNLLIIKCYKIRNINFNSGSCPNLEKIIWFYNECGFPDEIQISGMDNIGKLKELELNGNYFPRQLKKNIKAHKNKPVLRYDEPQQKEDKAHENEQGAAPCFPHFTTSYCCKKKDQH; this is encoded by the coding sequence ATGGCGGAGCTGGCGGCTGGAGCCGTCGGCTCGTTGCTGGGCGTCCTCCGGGCTGAGGCCCAGCTGCTGAGACGCGTCGGCAATGACGTGGAGTTcatcaaggaggagatggaaAGCATGAACAGCTTCCTGGAGCACCTGGCCAGGACGGCGCCACCCAGCGGCTCGCACGACGAGCAGGTGCAGACGTGGATGAACCAGGTCCGGGAACTCGCCCACGACTGCAGCAACTGCATCGACCATTACCTACTACGTGGTGACCCGGCGATCCACCGCGCCAGGGGTGGTCTCAAAGGCCACTTTTGGTGGGCTTACTGGTTCGTGCAGGAGTTGATCGCCAAGAACATAGCGGCCACCCGGCTGCGTGAGCTCAAGGAGCGGGCCGCCGATGTCGGCAAGCGCCGGTTGAGGTACGGCGTGGAGATCCCTGGGAAGCCGGCTACCCCAGGTGGTGCCACATCGTCATCGACACTGATGCCATCATCCTCGTCCTCGTCTCAAGCCATTGCCGCACTTCCGGCGGCTGCAGAAGACGATGACGAGGATGAAGGCATTCAGCACCAGGCAGGAGCGATGGCGGAGCATTACTCTTACTACCGTCGACTAGTTCTGGAACCTCCCACTCTGGATAACTACTTCATAGAGAAGATATGCAACTGGGTGGCGACACTCGAGACCAACTCGGTGGAATCAATGCCATCCATCGCCATTGTAGCACCAGGAGATACTAAAGACAACATCATTATAAGTGAAGGTTTGGAGAAAGCGTGCTCACAATTCCATTGCACAGTCTGGATCAACCTCTCGTCAGTACACTACGCATCAGATAAGCTAGGACCCAACAAGGTTCTTTTCTTCATCCTGCGTGTGTGCAGACTCCAGAAGCAACACAATAAGTGGAAGGAAAAGGAGGCTGGTGTTGATAAATTCAGCGTTTGGCAAGCAGGAAGGGCGGAAAAAAGAGAGATCAGGCAGCAATTTCAAGCCAATGTTGAAGGAAAAATTAAAGCACTCGAAAACACAATGGATGATCCAAAATGCACACCAAGACAAACTGACAAACCCTTAGGTGTACTTTATCTGACACTGCTAGTGCCACGGGAGGAAAGGAGTGAGCAGGAAATcgaggaagtactaaaatgggaTGAGCAACAGATGATCGAGAATACAGCCATGAAGCTGGCAGAGTATATGCAAACTGAAGGTGGCGTGAACCTGGACAACACCCAATACAAACGCATTCTGCAGGAGGTATTCCTGACCAGTGCTAGTAAtcgtgctcctgctcctgctcctgctcctgctcctactacaTTGTGTGACCATCAGACAAAAGAAATCAGGGATCAGATCAAGGAAATCATCAACCTGGTTAAACAAGAGATCCTAGCAGGCACACAACCTACCAAGTCCCATGGCCCAGGAGAACAAAAACCAGGTGATGGTCAAATTGCTAGCGCCATTCAATATACCAAGAAGAAGATTCCAGAAATGAAGCAGAAGATTGAGCAGCAGATGATGATCAAAGGGTTAGTGGGTCAAATCAACGAACATTTAGATGATCAAGACAAACTGCTTATTATTCTGCAGGATGAAAATAGAAGACATGGACCCATGTGGGAGGATATCATGAATGCTTTGAATCTCTTGAACCATGAGAATGGCAGTGCAGTGATAGTGACTACGACGGACAGCCAGAAGGCCAAAGAGTTTTGCTACCCGCCCACAGAGCCAATTACATATTCTCTTGTTGGATTATACCATGATATTGTGCTCAACCTCACACAGCATAGGGTGAACAAGGAAGGTGACAACAGCACCCAGATTTTGCGCTACATCTTGGACAAGTGCCATCCACATGAATTCTGCATGAAGATGTTCACTGGTGCTTTGTACACCAATCCCAATAGGAGCAACAAAGAACTAGTGAGGCTATCTGAGGACCTGCAGGTGCAGGATCCTGCAGGTCCAGGAAGCACATTGGCCATTAATGCAAAGAAGATATTCAAGTTCTCCTACAGAGATCTCTCTACAGAGCACAGGACCTGCTTGCTGTACCTAGCTATCTTCCCTCAAGGTGACAACATCAGGCGGTCAACCTTAATAGGACGATGGCTTACAGAACGGCTAATAAGAAAGGAAGACTGGTCCATTGCAGTTCGCCATGCTGAGCAATGTTTCGATGCTCTCATCGACCGGTGTCTTGTTTGTCCTGGGGATATTAGTGCTAAAGGAGAGTTCAAGAGCTGCATGGTTGGTGATCTTGTCCATGGATTTATCACCAAAATGGCTAAAAAGCAACACATTTTGGATCCACGCCTGTCACATCTCTTGGCTAGGCACTTCTCCATCTCCAGTGGTCTCCGACTCCGCGCCTCTGATAACATAGACAAGTTTGTCAGGGAGCTTCATAATTATTCACCTCAGCTATCACTACTCAAGTTGCTAGATCTGCAAGGTTGTAAATGTTTTGACAAAAAAAGCAACAACCTCAAGGCCATCTGCCACAACATTCCATTTCTCAAGTATCTAAGCCTAAGACAAACAAATATCACCCATCTACCAAGAGAAATCAACAACCTCCATGACCTTGAAATTTTGGACATCCGGCAAACCAGTGTGCCTGTAAAGGAAACAAGGCATGTCCTGCTCCTGAAGCTAAGGCGCCTGTTGGCTGGTCACACTGATTCAAGTGCAAGCGGTAACAGCACTGGCATAACCAATAGGAAACAGAAGTCAGATTACTCCTATGTCAGTATCCCATACAAGACTGAGAAAATGGAAAACCTGGAGGTGTTATCTAATGTCAAGGCTTTGTCGTCACATGGAGATGAGTTGAAGGACATTAATAAGTTATGGCAGCTGAGGAAGCTCGGTGTAGTTATCGATGATAATGACAAACACCTCATGATTTTGCTTCAAACTATTGGTGACATAAAAGAGTGCCTTCAGTCCATTTCGATCACAATACCAGAAACCAGGAGCAAGGACCCCTCCACTGATGAAAATTTACTACCACAAAATATTTACACCCACTTGGTACAACCACCCAAGGTTCTAGGGAGTGTAAGCATCAACGGACACACAAAGAGGGTGAAGATTCTCTCATTATTGGGTAAAGGTAGCAGTGAACTTGCCAAGGTAACTCTCAGTGGCACCAAGTTGGAGCAGAGAAACCTTAAAGTCCTTGACTCTCTTCCCAAGTTACGCTGCATCAGGCTCCGACATTCTGCATACATTCATCCTTGGTTCATCTTCAACAAGGAAGAATTTGAACATCTGAAATATTTACTTATCGATGGAGACAATATGACTGACATCAACTTTGCAAAGGGAGCAGCTGTTGCACTCGAGAAGATCGTCTTGTCCTCTACCAACATAAAGTCTCTTAGTGGTGTCGGTCACCTTCCAATGTTGAAGGAGCTCGAGTTGAAGGGCAATGAATTTTTTTATTCCTTCTCCGGAGAAGCACCACCTCAGGAAAGCACTGAACCTGTAAAGGCTACTGAAGATAGAACAGCTCCTCAGAAAAACACTCAACTTGCTTCACTTCCAGAAGATGGAGCAGTTCCTCAGAAAAAGAATCAACTTGTTTCACCTCCTGATGATGGAGCAGTTTCTCAGAAAACTACTGAATCTGTTCAGCCTCCTGAAGATGGAGTAACTCCTCAGATAAACACTGAACTTGGTTCGCCTTCTGAAGTTGAAGCAGCTCCTCAGAAAAGCACTGGACAAGTTTCACAAGCTGAAGATGGAGTAGCTCCACAGAAAATTACTGAGAGAAATATCACCTTCAAGAAGGAAGAATTCCAGCATCTTAGATATTTCCATTTTGAGGACACAACAAAGATCAACATCATATTTGAAAATGGGGCCGCTCCTGAGCTTGAGAAGATCATCTTGTACATGGCCAGCAAAGAGTCCAAACTTACTGTGCCTGGTACCCTTCCAAAACTGAGAGAGGTCGAAGTGAAAGGTGACAAGTCAATCTTCCTTTCGCTATTCAACAATGCCAATAAAATTAACAAGGTGACTCTCTTTGATACCTTACTCAAAAAAGGTGATGATCTATATAAACTCCTTTCGAAGAACCCAAGCATGTCCTGCCTAGTGCTCCTTGACAATTCTTGTGATGAAAGCGAGCTTAGCTTCGACAAAGATGACTTCTGTAACCTAAACCTTCTTATTATCAAGTGCTATAAGATAAGAAACATCAACTTCAACAGCGGATCTTGTCCTAACCTCGAGAAGATCATCTGGTTCTACAATGAGTGTGGTTTTCCAGACGAAATCCAAATCTCTGGCATGGACAACATTGGGAAATTGAAGGAGCTTGAGCTTAATGGTAACTATTTTCCACGTCAGCTGAAAAAAAACATCAAAGCACACAAAAACAAGCCTGTTCTCAGATATGATGAACCACAGCAAAAGGAGGACAAAGCACATGAAAATGAACAGGGTGCTGCACCATGCTTTCCACATTTCACCACCAGCTATTGCTGCAAGAAGAAGGATCAGCACTAG